From a region of the Myxococcus stipitatus genome:
- a CDS encoding excinuclease ATPase subunit has product MKKTLTIALLALMLPTPALARDTAIRQPLAEVLQMPEAQQKLDGTVKFYLAGQKTPKVLESLGEDVTNKKTNGVGKSDEDACRWVTLSALIALQEGAKKRGANAVVDIVSYYKKSEVRSPTDVECHAGTFVVGMALKGTYAKVKDGAKSAAK; this is encoded by the coding sequence ATGAAGAAGACGCTGACAATCGCCCTGCTGGCCCTGATGCTTCCCACGCCCGCGCTCGCGCGCGACACCGCCATCCGCCAGCCCCTGGCGGAGGTGCTGCAGATGCCGGAGGCCCAGCAGAAGCTGGATGGGACGGTGAAGTTCTACCTGGCCGGCCAGAAGACGCCCAAGGTACTGGAGTCGCTCGGAGAGGACGTCACCAACAAGAAGACCAACGGCGTGGGCAAGTCCGACGAGGACGCCTGCCGGTGGGTGACGCTGTCCGCGCTCATCGCCCTCCAGGAGGGCGCCAAGAAGCGCGGCGCCAACGCCGTGGTCGACATCGTGAGCTATTACAAGAAGAGCGAGGTCCGCAGCCCCACGGACGTCGAGTGCCACGCGGGGACCTTCGTCGTCGGCATGGCGCTCAAGGGCACCTACGCCAAGGTGAAGGACGGGGCCAAGAGCGCCGCGAAGTAG
- a CDS encoding beta-ketoacyl-ACP synthase, with amino-acid sequence MKRVVVTGVGALSPLGHDWAAVEARLRSRRNAVRVMEEWKQYEGLHTQVGAPAAPFELPPQTYSRKTMRGMGRVALLAVRASELALQDAGLLGDALVRGGKMGVSYGSSAGSAANMGDFGRMVTDKTTEGISATSYVRMMSHTAAVNIGVFFGLTGRIITTSSACTSGSQGIGYAYETIRMGRQVAMLAGGSEELDATGAAVFDTLFATSTQNNATPELTPRPFHAKRDGLVLGEGGCTLVLEELEHARARGARIIAEVIGYGTNSDGRHITQPHAETMAQAMRLALEDAGIPPSEVGYVNAHGTATDQGDVAETTATHAVFGERMPLSSLKSYMGHTLGACGALEAWMSLEMMRSGWFAPTLHLEPGEVDPRCPPLDYVMGEGRSLQTDVVMSNNFAFGGINTSLIFRRWT; translated from the coding sequence ATGAAACGGGTGGTGGTCACGGGTGTCGGGGCGCTCAGCCCCCTGGGGCACGACTGGGCGGCGGTGGAAGCCAGGCTGCGCTCGCGCCGCAACGCCGTGCGCGTCATGGAGGAGTGGAAGCAGTACGAGGGCCTGCACACCCAGGTGGGCGCGCCGGCGGCCCCGTTCGAGCTGCCGCCCCAGACGTACTCGCGCAAGACGATGCGGGGCATGGGGCGGGTGGCGCTCCTGGCGGTCCGGGCCAGCGAGCTGGCGCTCCAGGACGCGGGGCTGCTGGGAGACGCGCTGGTGCGCGGCGGGAAGATGGGCGTGTCCTATGGGTCGTCCGCGGGCTCCGCGGCGAACATGGGGGACTTCGGGCGGATGGTGACGGACAAGACCACCGAGGGCATCAGCGCGACCAGCTACGTGCGGATGATGTCGCACACGGCGGCGGTGAACATCGGCGTCTTCTTCGGCCTGACGGGGCGGATCATCACCACGTCCAGCGCATGCACGTCCGGGAGCCAGGGCATCGGCTATGCCTACGAGACCATCCGCATGGGCCGCCAGGTGGCGATGCTGGCGGGCGGTTCGGAGGAGCTGGACGCCACGGGCGCGGCGGTGTTCGACACCCTGTTCGCCACGAGCACCCAGAACAACGCCACCCCGGAGCTGACGCCCCGCCCCTTCCACGCGAAGCGGGACGGGCTGGTGCTCGGCGAGGGCGGGTGCACGCTGGTGCTCGAGGAGCTGGAGCACGCCCGGGCGCGCGGAGCGCGCATCATCGCCGAGGTCATCGGCTACGGGACGAACAGCGACGGACGCCACATCACCCAGCCCCACGCGGAGACGATGGCGCAGGCGATGCGGCTGGCGCTGGAGGACGCGGGCATCCCCCCCTCCGAGGTCGGCTACGTCAACGCGCACGGCACCGCGACGGACCAGGGCGACGTGGCGGAGACCACGGCCACCCACGCCGTCTTCGGCGAGCGGATGCCCCTGTCGTCGCTCAAGAGCTACATGGGCCACACGCTGGGCGCCTGCGGCGCGCTGGAGGCGTGGATGAGCCTGGAGATGATGCGCTCGGGGTGGTTCGCGCCCACGCTGCACCTGGAGCCGGGCGAAGTGGATCCACGCTGCCCGCCGCTGGACTATGTCATGGGGGAAGGTCGAAGCCTCCAGACCGACGTCGTCATGAGCAACAACTTCGCGTTCGGCGGCATCAACACCTCGTTGATCTTCCGCCGCTGGACTTGA
- the fabG gene encoding 3-oxoacyl-ACP reductase FabG → MSDKTVLVTGSSRGIGKAIALRLARDGFDVVVHCRGQVEQAEAVAAGVREQGRAARVLQFDVADRARTEQALLADIAAHGCYYGVVCNAGIARDNAFPAMPPEDWDAVIHTNLDAFYNVLNPLSMPLVRRRKPGRIVTLSSVSGQMGNRGQVNYSAAKAGIIGATKALAVELASRNITVNCVAPGLIDTEMVEPHVVEEALKLIPAKRMGRPEEVAAVVSFLMSEDAAYITRQVISVNGGMLG, encoded by the coding sequence ATGAGTGACAAGACGGTGCTGGTGACGGGCTCCAGCCGGGGAATCGGCAAGGCCATCGCGCTGCGGCTGGCCCGCGACGGGTTCGACGTGGTGGTGCACTGCCGGGGACAGGTGGAGCAGGCCGAGGCGGTGGCCGCGGGGGTGCGCGAGCAGGGCCGCGCCGCGCGGGTGCTCCAGTTCGACGTGGCGGATCGCGCGCGGACGGAGCAGGCGCTGCTCGCGGACATCGCGGCGCACGGCTGCTACTACGGCGTGGTGTGCAACGCGGGCATCGCGCGCGACAACGCGTTCCCGGCCATGCCGCCCGAGGACTGGGACGCGGTCATCCACACCAACCTGGATGCCTTCTACAACGTGCTCAACCCGCTCTCGATGCCGCTGGTCCGGCGGCGCAAGCCCGGGCGCATCGTCACCCTCTCCTCCGTCTCCGGGCAGATGGGCAACCGCGGACAGGTGAACTACAGCGCCGCGAAGGCGGGCATCATCGGCGCGACGAAGGCGTTGGCCGTGGAGCTGGCCAGCCGGAACATCACCGTCAACTGCGTGGCCCCCGGCCTCATCGACACGGAGATGGTGGAGCCGCACGTCGTGGAGGAGGCGCTGAAGTTGATTCCGGCGAAGCGGATGGGTCGCCCCGAGGAGGTGGCCGCCGTGGTCAGCTTCCTGATGAGCGAGGACGCGGCCTACATCACACGGCAGGTCATCTCGGTGAACGGGGGAATGCTCGGATGA
- a CDS encoding hotdog family protein yields the protein MRTAIAFDITELLPHADRMLLIDRAVEGDDEGLVAEVTIREDCLFFENGGVGGWVGIEFMAQAIGAWAGWRFRLRGEPLKVGFLLGTRRFECSRPTFRAGERLRIDVQRQYWTEEGMSQFDCAIAIAGETVATAALTVFQPPGAEVLRKGDADE from the coding sequence ATGCGCACGGCCATCGCGTTCGACATCACCGAGCTGTTGCCCCACGCCGACCGGATGCTCCTCATCGACCGGGCGGTGGAGGGAGACGACGAGGGGCTGGTGGCCGAGGTCACCATCCGGGAGGACTGCCTGTTCTTCGAGAACGGCGGCGTCGGCGGATGGGTGGGCATCGAGTTCATGGCGCAGGCGATCGGCGCCTGGGCCGGGTGGCGGTTCCGGCTGCGCGGCGAGCCGCTGAAGGTGGGCTTCCTGCTGGGCACGCGGCGCTTCGAGTGCAGCCGACCGACGTTCCGCGCCGGGGAGCGGCTGCGCATCGACGTCCAGCGCCAGTACTGGACGGAAGAAGGCATGAGCCAGTTCGACTGCGCCATCGCCATCGCTGGCGAGACGGTGGCCACGGCGGCGCTGACGGTGTTCCAGCCACCGGGCGCCGAGGTGTTGAGGAAGGGGGACGCGGATGAGTGA
- a CDS encoding beta-ketoacyl-ACP synthase, protein MPAPVFLQQLGVVCALGAGQHTVRAALLGEQLAGVAPSPDFAARTLHVGQVTAPLASTRGLPVPQRSRNNALLLTALEELRPDVEAALGRFGPERVAIVLGTSTSGIGESEVAIAEHRATGRLPDTFHLQQQELGSPAVALARLLGVGGPAHVISTACSSSAKALASAARLLRAGIADAVITGGADALCRFTVAGFSALDSVSEARCNPMSVNRRGINIGEGAALFLMTREPGPVRLAGWGESSDAHHLSAPDPQGRGALASMREALGRAGLAPTDVEYVNLHGTATPHNDAMESLAVQQLLGGDVPCSSTKPLTGHTLGAAGALEAAFCWLTLVDNPTGRLPPHWWDGEPDPALPALSLVKPGHALGHAPRYALSNSFAFGGSNATLVLGRD, encoded by the coding sequence ATGCCCGCCCCCGTCTTCCTCCAACAGCTCGGCGTCGTCTGCGCCCTGGGGGCCGGACAGCACACCGTGCGCGCCGCCCTCCTCGGGGAGCAGCTCGCGGGGGTGGCGCCCAGCCCCGACTTCGCGGCGCGGACGCTCCACGTCGGCCAGGTCACCGCGCCGCTCGCCAGCACGCGGGGGCTGCCCGTGCCCCAGCGCAGCCGGAACAACGCGCTGCTGCTCACCGCGCTGGAGGAGCTGCGCCCGGACGTGGAGGCGGCGCTCGGGAGGTTCGGACCGGAGCGCGTGGCCATCGTCCTGGGGACGAGCACCTCCGGCATCGGTGAGAGCGAGGTCGCCATCGCCGAGCACCGCGCCACGGGGAGGCTGCCCGACACCTTCCACCTCCAGCAGCAGGAGCTGGGCTCACCCGCGGTGGCCCTGGCCCGGCTGCTGGGCGTGGGCGGTCCCGCGCACGTCATCTCCACCGCCTGCTCCTCCAGCGCGAAGGCCCTGGCCAGCGCGGCGCGGCTGCTGCGCGCGGGCATCGCGGACGCGGTCATCACCGGCGGAGCGGACGCGCTGTGCCGCTTCACGGTGGCGGGCTTCTCCGCGCTCGACTCGGTGAGCGAGGCGCGGTGCAACCCCATGAGCGTGAACCGCCGGGGCATCAACATCGGCGAGGGGGCCGCCCTCTTCCTGATGACGCGGGAGCCAGGGCCGGTGCGGCTCGCGGGCTGGGGCGAGTCCTCCGACGCGCACCACCTCTCCGCGCCAGACCCCCAGGGCCGGGGCGCGCTGGCCTCCATGCGCGAGGCCCTGGGTCGGGCGGGGCTCGCCCCCACCGACGTGGAGTACGTGAACCTGCACGGCACCGCGACGCCCCACAACGACGCGATGGAGAGCCTCGCGGTGCAGCAGCTGCTGGGCGGCGACGTCCCGTGCAGCTCGACGAAGCCGCTGACGGGGCACACGCTCGGGGCGGCGGGGGCGCTCGAGGCGGCCTTCTGCTGGCTCACCCTGGTGGACAACCCCACCGGCAGGCTCCCTCCCCACTGGTGGGATGGAGAACCCGACCCCGCCCTGCCCGCGCTGTCGCTGGTGAAGCCCGGGCACGCCCTGGGGCACGCGCCCCGCTACGCGCTGAGCAACTCGTTTGCCTTTGGCGGCAGCAATGCCACCCTGGTGCTGGGAAGGGATTGA
- a CDS encoding DUF3261 domain-containing protein, whose protein sequence is MLRLIPVLALLGLSACLTPRPRPLSPAATLPPLALEPATFGGSVSLAQQLAFAHEADPDGPRTVEALLEIDPAALRLAGFALGQRVFSLVWNGSALEEERDPRLPEQFQSRQVLRDVQLVYWPAETLRAALPPGWTLEDGPGHRALSHAGKAWVTVRYDGEPRWRGRAELVNAAEHYRLTIDSRPAED, encoded by the coding sequence ATGCTCCGCCTGATTCCCGTCCTGGCCCTGCTCGGGCTGTCCGCCTGCCTCACGCCCCGGCCCCGGCCCTTGTCGCCCGCGGCCACCCTGCCCCCGCTTGCGCTGGAGCCAGCGACCTTCGGGGGCTCGGTGAGCCTGGCGCAGCAGCTGGCGTTCGCGCACGAGGCGGACCCGGACGGGCCGCGCACGGTGGAGGCCCTGCTGGAGATCGACCCGGCGGCGCTGCGGCTGGCGGGCTTCGCGCTCGGGCAGCGGGTGTTCTCCCTGGTGTGGAACGGCTCCGCCCTCGAGGAGGAGCGGGACCCGCGCCTGCCCGAGCAGTTCCAGTCGCGACAGGTGCTCCGGGACGTGCAGCTCGTCTACTGGCCGGCCGAGACGCTCCGTGCGGCCCTCCCGCCCGGGTGGACGCTGGAGGACGGCCCCGGGCATCGGGCGCTGTCCCACGCGGGCAAGGCCTGGGTGACGGTGCGGTATGATGGCGAACCCCGCTGGCGGGGACGAGCGGAGCTGGTGAACGCCGCGGAGCACTACCGGCTGACCATCGACTCACGTCCCGCCGAGGACTAG
- a CDS encoding NAD(P)/FAD-dependent oxidoreductase codes for MRTEKTEVLIIGAGPSGSVAAGLLRKQGREVLILEREQFPRFSIGESLLPQSMQYIEEAGMLRDVVEAGFQFKNGAAFARGDTYTDFDFREKFTPGWGTTYQVQRGHFDHVLARAAERMGATLRFRHVVESVDVTGERPSVTARSPEGETYRVEARFLLDASGFGRVLPRLLDLETPSAFPVRGALFTHVEDRIPLGTFDRNKIRVTVHPEHVHVWYWTIPFSNGRCSLGVVARREFLEQHKGTETERLRAIVGEDPTLSRLLKDAVWDTPARAITGYAANVKSLWGRGFALLGNAGEFLDPVFSSGVTIAVRSASLAAECLSRELSGQSVDWEREYAVPLKSGVDTFRTFVESWYEGGFQKVIFHPSPSPEVRAMISSILAGYAWDTNNPYVADSKRRLAVLEKLCSA; via the coding sequence GTGAGAACAGAGAAGACGGAAGTGCTCATCATCGGAGCGGGCCCCTCGGGCTCGGTGGCCGCGGGCCTGCTGCGCAAGCAGGGACGCGAGGTGCTCATCCTGGAGCGCGAGCAGTTCCCGCGCTTCTCCATCGGGGAGAGCCTGCTGCCCCAGAGCATGCAGTACATCGAGGAGGCCGGGATGCTCCGCGACGTCGTGGAGGCGGGCTTCCAGTTCAAGAACGGCGCGGCCTTCGCGCGGGGCGACACGTACACCGACTTCGACTTCCGGGAGAAGTTCACCCCGGGCTGGGGCACCACGTACCAGGTGCAGCGCGGCCACTTCGACCACGTGCTGGCCCGCGCCGCCGAGCGCATGGGCGCCACGCTGCGCTTCCGCCACGTCGTGGAGTCCGTCGACGTGACGGGCGAGCGCCCCTCGGTGACGGCGCGCTCCCCGGAGGGAGAGACGTACCGCGTGGAGGCGCGCTTCCTCCTGGACGCCAGCGGCTTCGGTCGCGTGCTGCCCCGGCTGCTGGACCTGGAGACCCCGTCCGCCTTCCCCGTCCGCGGCGCGCTCTTCACGCACGTGGAGGACCGGATTCCGCTCGGCACGTTCGACCGGAACAAGATTCGCGTCACCGTGCACCCCGAGCACGTGCACGTCTGGTACTGGACCATCCCCTTCTCCAACGGCCGCTGCTCGCTGGGCGTGGTGGCCAGGCGCGAGTTCCTCGAGCAGCACAAGGGAACGGAGACCGAGCGGCTTCGCGCCATCGTCGGGGAGGACCCGACCCTCTCCAGGCTGTTGAAGGACGCCGTCTGGGACACGCCCGCGCGCGCCATCACCGGCTACGCGGCCAACGTGAAGTCGCTGTGGGGCCGGGGCTTCGCGCTGCTGGGCAACGCCGGTGAGTTCCTCGACCCGGTGTTCTCCTCGGGCGTCACCATCGCCGTGCGCTCCGCGAGCCTCGCCGCCGAGTGCCTGTCGCGCGAGCTGTCCGGCCAGTCCGTGGACTGGGAGCGGGAATACGCGGTGCCGCTCAAGTCGGGCGTGGACACGTTCCGCACCTTCGTCGAGTCCTGGTACGAGGGCGGCTTCCAGAAGGTCATCTTCCATCCGTCGCCCTCGCCCGAGGTGCGCGCGATGATCTCCTCCATCCTCGCCGGCTACGCGTGGGATACGAACAACCCCTACGTGGCGGACAGCAAGCGCCGGCTGGCCGTGCTCGAGAAGCTATGCTCCGCCTGA
- a CDS encoding MMPL family transporter, which translates to MRNRWAILWTLVVLAVGIHQVLFWRSARLDTDVLALLPEDEQAPEVDAATRRLADGAGRELVMLVGAPDWASAQRAADVATRELAADSSLLAPTATDASALEAAVEFYRPYRDRLLTPAQREWLSRATPDELGGTALMKLYQPAGPRLTAWGEDPLGLWPDWWAARAAESAARPRDGRLWLSGEGREWVLLTWRSQVSAFALGADARITARVERARAAVTAEVPEGRLVAAGVPLYAEAAAAQASEEMSTIGLGSLVAVLVLVWLTFRSLRPILLVGVSLAIGCAVALSVTALFFERVHLLTLVFGSSLVGVAEDYGFHYFAARQGRSPDERGAVMRSLLPGMALALLTSVVAYLALGVAPFPGLRQMALFSAAGLLGAFLTVVCWFPSLDTSALPVTSFAARFARTLPRWPRAAPTWRWGLAGAAFAVALGGGLWRLETRDDLRQLQGAPANLIADQRELGRLLGLPSPAQFFLVGGADAEEVLSREVSLKQRLDALVQARVIAGYRAVSDWLPTTAQQREDAVLSARAEEQAVAAVAAATGEAPERARFSRDDLRPGPFFDGPAALAIRQQWLGLLGARSYSVVMLRGLNDPSVLPRLAEVGQGLEGVRWVDKTAEISRLLERYRRIMGGLIAVGYVAVLVTLVIRFRREAWRAWIPSVLGTLVTLAFFGWTGEPLQLFSVLGLVLLLGMGVDYGIFLLEHPGDGSAWLAVALAGVSTLLSFGLLGLSATPALRSFGLTMLLGEVSIWFITPFFRLPPGKDAS; encoded by the coding sequence TTGCGAAATAGATGGGCCATCCTCTGGACGCTGGTCGTCCTCGCCGTGGGCATCCACCAGGTCCTGTTCTGGCGCTCGGCGCGCCTGGACACCGACGTGCTGGCGCTGCTGCCCGAGGACGAGCAGGCCCCTGAAGTCGACGCCGCCACCCGGAGGCTCGCGGACGGCGCGGGCCGCGAGCTGGTGATGCTCGTGGGGGCGCCGGACTGGGCGTCCGCCCAGCGCGCGGCGGACGTGGCCACGCGGGAGCTGGCGGCGGACTCCTCGCTGCTGGCCCCCACCGCCACGGATGCGTCCGCGCTGGAGGCGGCGGTGGAGTTCTACCGCCCCTACCGCGACCGGCTGCTGACCCCCGCCCAGCGCGAGTGGCTGTCGCGCGCCACGCCCGACGAGCTGGGCGGCACCGCGCTGATGAAGCTGTACCAGCCGGCCGGGCCCCGGCTCACCGCCTGGGGAGAGGATCCGCTCGGCCTGTGGCCGGATTGGTGGGCGGCCCGCGCCGCGGAGAGCGCCGCGAGGCCTCGGGATGGGCGACTGTGGCTGTCGGGCGAGGGACGCGAGTGGGTGCTGCTGACGTGGCGCAGCCAGGTGTCCGCGTTCGCGCTCGGCGCCGACGCGCGCATCACCGCGCGGGTGGAGCGGGCGCGCGCGGCAGTCACGGCGGAGGTGCCCGAGGGGCGGCTGGTGGCCGCGGGCGTGCCCCTGTACGCGGAGGCCGCCGCCGCGCAGGCCAGCGAGGAGATGTCCACCATCGGCCTGGGCTCGCTCGTCGCGGTGCTGGTGCTGGTGTGGCTCACCTTCCGCTCGCTGCGCCCCATCCTCCTGGTGGGCGTGTCGCTGGCCATCGGCTGCGCGGTGGCCTTGAGCGTCACGGCGCTCTTCTTCGAGCGCGTGCACCTGCTCACGCTGGTGTTCGGCTCCAGCCTGGTCGGCGTGGCGGAGGATTACGGCTTCCACTACTTCGCGGCCCGGCAGGGCCGGTCCCCGGACGAACGCGGGGCGGTGATGCGCTCGCTGCTGCCCGGCATGGCGCTCGCGCTGCTCACCAGCGTGGTGGCGTACCTGGCCCTGGGCGTGGCGCCCTTCCCCGGCTTGCGACAGATGGCGCTGTTCTCCGCCGCGGGGCTGCTCGGCGCGTTCCTCACGGTGGTGTGCTGGTTCCCCTCCCTCGACACGAGCGCGCTGCCGGTGACGTCGTTCGCCGCGCGCTTCGCCCGGACGCTGCCGCGCTGGCCCCGCGCCGCGCCCACGTGGCGTTGGGGACTGGCCGGCGCGGCCTTCGCCGTGGCGCTGGGCGGGGGGCTGTGGCGGCTGGAGACGCGCGACGACCTGCGCCAGCTCCAGGGCGCGCCCGCGAACCTCATCGCGGACCAGCGGGAGCTGGGGCGGCTGCTCGGACTGCCCAGCCCCGCCCAGTTCTTCCTCGTCGGCGGCGCGGACGCGGAGGAGGTCCTCTCTCGCGAGGTGTCGCTCAAGCAGCGCCTGGACGCGCTCGTCCAGGCCCGGGTCATCGCGGGCTACCGCGCCGTGTCCGACTGGCTGCCCACCACCGCGCAGCAGCGCGAGGACGCCGTCCTCAGCGCGCGCGCGGAGGAGCAGGCCGTGGCCGCCGTCGCCGCCGCCACGGGCGAGGCCCCCGAGCGCGCCCGGTTCTCCCGGGACGACCTGCGGCCGGGGCCCTTCTTCGATGGTCCGGCGGCGCTCGCCATCCGGCAGCAGTGGCTGGGGCTGCTCGGCGCCCGGAGCTACAGCGTCGTCATGTTGCGGGGGCTGAACGACCCGTCGGTGCTCCCGCGCCTCGCGGAGGTCGGGCAGGGGCTGGAGGGCGTGCGCTGGGTGGACAAGACGGCGGAGATCTCCCGCCTGCTGGAGCGCTACCGGCGCATCATGGGTGGACTCATCGCCGTGGGCTACGTCGCGGTGCTGGTGACGCTGGTCATCCGCTTCCGCCGCGAGGCGTGGCGGGCGTGGATTCCCTCCGTGCTGGGCACGCTCGTCACCCTGGCCTTCTTCGGCTGGACGGGCGAACCGCTGCAACTCTTCAGCGTGCTGGGGCTGGTGCTGCTGCTGGGAATGGGCGTCGACTACGGCATCTTCCTCCTGGAGCATCCGGGCGATGGCTCCGCGTGGCTCGCGGTGGCGCTGGCCGGCGTCAGCACGCTCCTCTCCTTCGGACTGCTGGGCCTGTCGGCCACGCCCGCGCTGCGGTCCTTCGGCCTCACCATGTTGCTCGGGGAGGTGAGCATCTGGTTCATCACCCCCTTCTTCAGACTGCCTCCGGGCAAGGACGCGTCGTGA
- a CDS encoding LolA family protein: MKRWLLLVGMLAGLSAQASELVTGVRARLENAALLRGEFEQRKTVAGFKKPLVSRGDFVLSRDKGVLWDTRAPFASTLTLTRTSLSAAQGTSAAYHLDTVKEPALAAVNELLFALLAGDVATLSSRFEVQGELVGTAGWKLTLTPTDAGLARVFRSIRLEGDRYVRRVHLEETRGDSSLIQFDHLRQAPPLSDAEARRLAK, encoded by the coding sequence ATGAAGCGCTGGCTCTTGCTCGTGGGGATGCTGGCGGGGCTGTCCGCCCAGGCCAGCGAGCTGGTGACGGGCGTGCGCGCCCGCCTGGAGAACGCGGCGCTGCTGCGGGGCGAGTTCGAGCAGAGGAAGACGGTGGCGGGCTTCAAGAAGCCGCTCGTCTCCCGGGGCGACTTCGTCCTGTCGCGGGACAAGGGTGTCTTGTGGGACACGCGCGCGCCCTTCGCGTCCACGCTGACGCTGACGCGCACGTCGCTGAGCGCGGCCCAGGGCACCAGCGCCGCCTATCACCTGGACACCGTGAAGGAGCCCGCGCTGGCGGCCGTCAACGAGCTGCTGTTCGCGCTCTTGGCCGGCGACGTGGCCACGCTGTCCTCGCGCTTCGAGGTCCAGGGCGAGCTGGTGGGCACGGCGGGTTGGAAGCTGACGCTCACCCCGACGGACGCGGGGCTCGCGCGCGTGTTCCGGAGCATCCGGCTGGAGGGGGACCGCTACGTGCGGCGGGTCCACCTCGAGGAGACGCGCGGGGACTCGAGCCTCATCCAGTTCGACCACCTGAGGCAGGCCCCGCCCCTCAGCGACGCGGAAGCCAGGCGCCTTGCGAAATAG
- a CDS encoding acyl-CoA thioesterase — protein MKPDLSHEIELTPAFHDLDPMEVVWHGHYVKYLELARCALLARFDYDYPQMRASGYAWPVVDLRLKYVQPAVYAQRLRVRAEITEWENRLRIDYLIRDAVTGRKVNQAHTIQVAVSLATRELQFVSPPVLWERLGVRPE, from the coding sequence ATGAAGCCTGACCTCAGCCACGAAATCGAGCTGACCCCGGCCTTCCACGACCTCGACCCGATGGAGGTCGTCTGGCATGGCCACTACGTGAAGTACCTGGAGCTGGCCCGCTGCGCCCTCTTGGCGAGGTTCGACTACGACTACCCCCAGATGCGCGCGTCCGGCTACGCGTGGCCCGTGGTGGACCTGCGGCTGAAGTACGTCCAGCCCGCCGTCTACGCCCAGCGGCTGCGCGTCCGCGCGGAAATCACCGAGTGGGAGAACCGCCTGCGCATCGACTACCTCATCCGGGACGCCGTCACGGGCCGCAAGGTGAACCAGGCCCACACCATCCAGGTCGCCGTGTCGCTGGCCACGCGCGAGCTGCAGTTCGTCAGCCCGCCGGTGCTCTGGGAGCGGCTGGGAGTGAGGCCCGAATGA
- a CDS encoding HAL/PAL/TAL family ammonia-lyase has translation MSPPGLNSERPVRFDGSRLSLEDVVALSRQERVAELGTSPDFRQRISRGAAFLDRLLAEEGHIYGVTTGYGDSVTVAVPPELIPELPHHLYAYHGIGAGRFLTPEETRAVLATRLASLAQGVSGVGLDLLTQLERLLRHDILPLIPAEGSVGASGDLTPLSYVAAVLCGEREVWHRGERRSAAEVLARHGLAPLRLRPKEGLAIMNGTAVMTALACLAWARADYLCRLGTRLTAFNVVASDGNAHHFDEALFALKPHVGQQRVAARLRRDLAADRPRRNEQRLQDRYSLRCAPHVLGVLEDALPFFRSLIENELNSANDNPLIDPDGEQVLHGGHFYGGHIAFAMDGLKTAVANVADLLDRQLALLVDARYNHGLPANLSASTGPRAAINHGLKALQISVSAWTAEALKQTMPASVFSRSTECHNQDKVSMGTIAARDCLRVLELSEQVVAAMLIAARQGLALRERVAGGLNLSPALASMRHDLERRIPLVEEDRALDRELQALLGAIREREWTLYEA, from the coding sequence ATGTCTCCGCCAGGACTCAACAGTGAGCGCCCGGTCCGCTTCGATGGAAGCCGGCTGAGCCTCGAGGACGTCGTCGCGTTGTCGCGCCAGGAGCGCGTCGCCGAGCTGGGCACGTCCCCCGACTTCCGCCAGCGAATCTCCCGGGGCGCGGCCTTCCTGGACCGGCTGCTCGCCGAGGAGGGCCACATCTACGGCGTGACGACGGGCTACGGGGACTCCGTGACGGTGGCCGTGCCGCCGGAGCTCATCCCGGAGCTGCCGCACCACCTCTACGCGTACCACGGCATCGGCGCGGGGCGGTTCCTCACGCCCGAGGAGACGCGCGCGGTGCTGGCAACGCGGCTGGCCTCGCTCGCCCAGGGGGTGTCCGGCGTGGGGCTGGACCTGCTCACCCAGCTGGAGCGGCTGCTGCGGCACGACATCCTCCCGCTCATCCCCGCCGAGGGCTCGGTGGGCGCCAGCGGCGACCTCACCCCGCTGTCGTACGTGGCGGCGGTGCTCTGCGGCGAGCGCGAGGTCTGGCATCGCGGCGAACGACGGAGCGCGGCGGAGGTGCTCGCCCGCCACGGCCTCGCCCCGCTGCGGCTGCGCCCCAAGGAGGGGCTGGCCATCATGAACGGCACGGCGGTGATGACCGCCCTGGCGTGCCTGGCCTGGGCGCGCGCGGACTACCTGTGCCGGCTGGGCACGCGGCTGACGGCCTTCAACGTCGTGGCCAGCGACGGCAACGCGCACCACTTCGACGAGGCCCTGTTCGCGCTCAAGCCCCACGTGGGCCAGCAGCGGGTGGCCGCGCGGTTGAGGCGGGACCTGGCCGCCGACCGCCCCCGCCGCAACGAGCAGCGCCTCCAGGACCGGTACTCGCTGCGCTGCGCCCCGCACGTGCTGGGCGTGCTCGAGGATGCCCTGCCCTTCTTCCGCTCGCTCATCGAGAACGAGCTGAACAGCGCCAACGACAACCCGCTCATCGACCCGGACGGCGAGCAGGTGCTCCACGGCGGGCACTTCTACGGGGGCCACATCGCGTTCGCCATGGACGGGCTGAAGACCGCGGTGGCCAACGTGGCGGACCTGCTGGACCGGCAGCTGGCCCTGCTCGTCGACGCCCGCTACAACCACGGCCTGCCCGCCAACCTCTCCGCGTCCACGGGCCCGCGCGCGGCCATCAACCACGGCCTCAAGGCGCTGCAGATCAGCGTCTCCGCCTGGACGGCCGAGGCGCTCAAGCAGACCATGCCCGCCTCCGTCTTCTCCCGCTCCACCGAGTGCCACAACCAGGACAAGGTGAGCATGGGCACCATCGCCGCGCGCGACTGCCTGCGCGTGCTGGAGCTGTCCGAACAGGTGGTGGCGGCCATGCTCATCGCGGCGCGGCAGGGGCTGGCCCTGCGCGAGCGCGTGGCGGGCGGATTGAATCTGTCGCCCGCGCTCGCGTCGATGCGCCACGACCTGGAGCGCCGCATCCCACTGGTGGAGGAGGACCGGGCCCTGGACAGGGAGCTGCAGGCGCTGCTGGGCGCCATCCGGGAACGCGAGTGGACGCTCTATGAAGCCTGA